A region from the Candidatus Deferrimicrobiaceae bacterium genome encodes:
- the pssA gene encoding CDP-diacylglycerol--serine O-phosphatidyltransferase: MRRRIRRGDGISRGIYVLPNLITSGSLFAGFYSIAATYTGQFEKAATAIIVGVVLDGLDGRVARMTKTTTKFGVEYDSLADLVSFGVAPAFLVYGWALARFGRWGWLAAFLYLICGALRLARFNVQVHTVEKGKFNGLPIPAAATFVSSMILLFYYLGGSGNFKHIAVLLAIYVLAFLMISTVKYNNFKDLEPFRRRPFNTLVVFIFLALLITAEPQVMIFLFVSAYIVSGPMGELVRALRGRRGTTKESETDVHGHDAHGEDPREARGEGKG, from the coding sequence ATGAGAAGAAGGATCAGACGGGGGGACGGGATCAGCCGGGGGATCTACGTATTGCCCAACCTGATCACGTCGGGATCGCTGTTCGCCGGGTTCTACTCGATCGCCGCGACCTACACCGGCCAGTTCGAGAAGGCCGCGACGGCCATCATCGTGGGAGTGGTGCTCGACGGCCTCGACGGCCGGGTCGCCCGGATGACCAAGACGACCACGAAGTTCGGGGTGGAGTACGACTCCCTGGCCGACCTCGTCTCGTTCGGCGTCGCGCCCGCGTTCCTCGTCTACGGCTGGGCCCTCGCGCGCTTCGGCCGCTGGGGGTGGCTGGCGGCGTTCCTCTACCTGATCTGCGGGGCGCTCCGGCTCGCCCGGTTCAACGTCCAGGTCCACACGGTCGAGAAGGGGAAGTTCAACGGGCTGCCGATTCCGGCCGCGGCGACGTTCGTATCCTCCATGATCCTGCTCTTCTACTACCTGGGCGGGTCCGGAAACTTCAAGCACATCGCGGTGCTCCTCGCCATCTACGTTCTGGCGTTTCTCATGATCAGCACGGTCAAGTACAACAACTTCAAGGATCTGGAGCCCTTCCGCCGCCGGCCGTTCAATACCCTGGTGGTGTTCATCTTCCTCGCCCTTCTGATAACCGCGGAGCCCCAGGTGATGATCTTCCTGTTCGTCTCGGCGTACATAGTCTCCGGGCCGATGGGGGAGCTGGTGCGGGCCCTGCGGGGACGGAGGGGGACAACGAAGGAAAGCGAGACAGACGTTCATGGGCATGACGCTCACGGAGAAGATCCTCGCGAGGCACGCGGGGAAGGAAAAGGTTGA
- a CDS encoding phosphatidylserine decarboxylase family protein, whose product MIAPEGIPFLLGAAALAAVLSLLWPRTIPAALFGALLTVFVGWFFRNPDRTPPSLPGAVISPADGKIMYAGDNPPGRYLDEPGKRVSVFMSVFDVHVNRAPVSGKVVSVRYHPGKFLAANVEKASLANEQNGVLLETPDGQRVAYVQIAGLIARRIVCDLAEGDTVRQGQRVGIIRFGSRVDILLPAFASLSVRAGDRVRAGESVVGVLP is encoded by the coding sequence GTGATCGCCCCCGAAGGGATCCCGTTTCTTCTGGGCGCGGCGGCCCTCGCGGCCGTCCTCTCCCTGTTGTGGCCCAGGACCATACCGGCCGCCCTTTTCGGGGCCCTGCTCACCGTTTTCGTGGGCTGGTTCTTCCGGAACCCCGACCGGACCCCCCCCTCGCTCCCGGGGGCGGTGATCTCCCCTGCGGATGGTAAGATAATGTATGCGGGCGACAACCCGCCGGGCAGGTATCTGGACGAGCCCGGGAAGAGGGTGAGCGTTTTCATGTCCGTCTTCGACGTGCACGTCAACCGGGCCCCGGTTTCCGGCAAGGTGGTGTCCGTCCGGTATCATCCGGGGAAGTTCCTGGCCGCGAACGTCGAGAAGGCGTCGCTTGCCAACGAGCAGAACGGGGTGCTCCTCGAGACGCCGGACGGCCAGCGGGTCGCCTACGTCCAGATCGCCGGGCTCATCGCCCGCAGGATCGTGTGCGATCTTGCCGAAGGGGATACCGTGAGACAGGGCCAGCGCGTCGGCATCATCCGGTTCGGTTCGCGGGTCGACATTCTGCTTCCCGCATTTGCCTCCCTTTCGGTGCGGGCAGGGGACCGGGTTCGCGCGGGAGAGAGCGTCGTGGGGGTGCTGCCATGA
- the leuC gene encoding 3-isopropylmalate dehydratase large subunit — protein sequence MTLTEKILARHAGKEKVEPGELILAKVDLALGNDVTSPIAIEAVRNLGIREVFDREKIALVPDHFTPNKDIRSAEQAKLMREFAREYGIVNYFEVGRMGIEHVLLPDEGLVLPGDLVIGADSHTCTYGALCAFSTGVGSTDLAAAMISGEVWLKVPESIRIVLGGRPGKWVEGKDIILHIIGRIGVDGALYQAMEYAGDGIAALPIAWRFTISNMAIEAGAKNGIFPFDRVTRDYVDGRAARKYAVVEADGDARYASEIEIDVGSLEPQVAFPHLPENTRPLSRVGNVPIDQVVVGSCTNGRIEDLRSAAAVLRGRKVHDGVRLLVFPATQEIYLQAMREGLMETFVTAGAAFSTPTCGPCLGGHMGILAKGERAVATTNRNFVGRMGHPESEVYLANPAVAAASAVLGRIGGPDEIR from the coding sequence ATGACGCTCACGGAGAAGATCCTCGCGAGGCACGCGGGGAAGGAAAAGGTTGAGCCGGGGGAACTGATCCTCGCGAAGGTCGACCTCGCGCTCGGCAACGACGTCACGAGCCCGATCGCCATCGAGGCGGTCCGCAATCTCGGGATCCGGGAGGTCTTCGACCGGGAGAAGATCGCGCTCGTCCCGGATCACTTCACGCCGAACAAGGACATCCGGTCGGCCGAGCAGGCCAAGTTGATGCGGGAGTTCGCCCGAGAGTACGGGATCGTGAACTACTTCGAGGTCGGGCGGATGGGGATCGAGCACGTGCTTCTGCCCGACGAGGGGCTCGTCCTTCCCGGCGACCTCGTGATCGGGGCCGACAGCCACACCTGCACCTACGGGGCGCTGTGCGCCTTTTCGACCGGCGTCGGCAGCACCGACCTGGCCGCGGCGATGATCTCCGGGGAGGTGTGGCTGAAAGTTCCCGAATCGATCCGGATCGTGCTCGGCGGGCGGCCGGGGAAGTGGGTCGAGGGGAAGGACATCATCCTGCACATCATCGGGAGGATCGGCGTGGACGGCGCCCTCTACCAGGCGATGGAGTACGCCGGGGACGGGATCGCGGCTCTCCCGATCGCCTGGCGCTTCACGATCTCCAACATGGCGATCGAGGCGGGGGCGAAAAACGGCATCTTCCCCTTCGACCGTGTCACGAGGGACTACGTGGACGGGCGGGCCGCCCGGAAATACGCCGTGGTCGAGGCCGACGGGGATGCCCGGTACGCGTCGGAGATCGAAATCGACGTCGGGTCGCTGGAGCCGCAGGTGGCGTTCCCGCACCTGCCGGAGAACACCCGCCCCCTGTCCCGGGTGGGGAACGTCCCCATCGATCAGGTGGTGGTGGGCTCGTGCACCAACGGGCGGATCGAGGACCTCCGGAGCGCGGCGGCGGTTCTGCGCGGCCGGAAGGTTCACGACGGCGTCCGGCTTCTCGTCTTCCCCGCCACCCAGGAGATCTACCTCCAGGCGATGCGGGAGGGGCTGATGGAGACCTTCGTGACCGCGGGAGCGGCGTTCTCCACGCCGACCTGCGGTCCGTGCCTGGGCGGGCATATGGGGATTCTCGCGAAAGGCGAGCGCGCCGTCGCCACCACGAACCGGAACTTCGTGGGGCGGATGGGGCACCCCGAGAGCGAGGTCTACCTCGCCAACCCCGCGGTGGCGGCCGCCTCCGCGGTCCTCGGCCGGATCGGCGGCCCGGACGAGATTCGTTGA